In one window of Nakamurella alba DNA:
- a CDS encoding TetR/AcrR family transcriptional regulator encodes MPRDRRILDAAAEVFFEKGFGGAGVDEIGRRAGLSGPAIYRHFTGKDEILAALFDEAIDELDRATGATGEVNDGPPQAPRLRLETLLRHHVDYAVRRRQLVNIYQREDRNLVDPWRQTFTRRRRAYIGRWEAVVAAAAPGRDPQEIAVLTQAVLGTAFSVAFWPAAVVRLGDPADRLVSFVWSGLDGPGLTG; translated from the coding sequence ATGCCCAGGGACCGGAGGATCCTCGACGCCGCCGCCGAGGTCTTCTTCGAGAAGGGGTTCGGCGGTGCCGGGGTGGACGAGATCGGCCGCCGGGCGGGCCTTTCCGGCCCGGCCATCTACCGGCACTTCACCGGTAAGGACGAAATCCTTGCCGCCCTGTTCGACGAGGCGATCGACGAGCTGGATCGCGCGACCGGCGCCACCGGCGAGGTGAACGACGGCCCACCCCAGGCCCCTCGACTTCGCCTGGAAACCCTGCTGCGCCACCACGTCGACTACGCCGTCCGCCGGCGGCAGCTGGTCAACATCTACCAGCGCGAGGACCGGAACCTGGTCGACCCCTGGCGGCAGACGTTCACCCGCCGACGCCGCGCCTACATCGGGCGGTGGGAGGCGGTGGTGGCAGCGGCGGCCCCGGGCCGCGACCCGCAGGAGATCGCCGTGCTCACCCAGGCAGTGCTGGGGACGGCGTTCTCGGTGGCCTTCTGGCCCGCTGCCGTGGTCCGACTCGGCGACCCGGCGGACCGGCTGGTCTCGTTCGTGTGGTCCGGGCTGGACGGTCCCGGCCTCACCGGCTGA
- a CDS encoding acyl-CoA dehydrogenase family protein — protein MDWSIPTDVTAFLAELDAFIEREIAPLEAAHPEFFDHRREFSRTDWERDGFPAKAWRELLLEMRRRSDRAGFFRYGLPAELGGRGGTNLAMAVIREHLLTKGSGLHFPHADEHSVVANLPLALVLHHYGTAEQKEALLEPLISGEIEIAFGLTEPGHGSDATFLETTAVRDGSDWIINGAKRFNSLVDCSSVDVVFARTGGTTGKADGITAFLVPTDAEGFSVPYNHWTFNMPSDHSEVHLKDVRVPASAVLGEVGRGLDCAQLFVHENRIRQAASSLGAAQYCIDRSVEYAQERVVFGKPLRDHQGIQWQLVELQTEAELVRNTIHRTASMMDGLGRTEVSDKVAMVNFRSNRLACDAADRAIQIHGGVGYTRHKQFEHIYRHHRRYRITEGTDELQLRRIASRMFDFSR, from the coding sequence GTGGACTGGTCGATACCGACCGACGTCACCGCGTTCCTCGCGGAGCTCGACGCCTTCATCGAACGGGAGATCGCGCCGCTCGAGGCCGCGCATCCCGAGTTCTTCGACCACCGCAGGGAATTCAGCCGGACCGACTGGGAGCGTGACGGGTTCCCCGCCAAGGCCTGGCGCGAACTGCTGCTGGAGATGCGCCGCCGCTCGGACCGCGCCGGCTTCTTCCGCTACGGGCTGCCGGCCGAACTGGGAGGCCGCGGCGGCACCAACCTCGCCATGGCGGTCATCCGGGAGCATCTGTTGACCAAGGGGTCCGGCCTGCACTTCCCGCACGCCGACGAACACTCGGTGGTGGCGAACCTGCCGCTCGCGCTGGTGCTGCACCACTACGGCACCGCCGAACAGAAGGAGGCGCTGCTCGAGCCGTTGATCTCGGGCGAGATCGAGATCGCCTTCGGGCTCACCGAACCCGGGCACGGCAGCGACGCCACCTTCCTGGAGACGACCGCCGTCCGCGACGGGTCGGACTGGATCATCAACGGCGCCAAGCGGTTCAACAGCCTGGTCGACTGCTCGTCGGTCGACGTGGTCTTCGCCAGGACCGGCGGCACCACCGGGAAGGCCGACGGGATCACCGCCTTCCTGGTGCCGACCGACGCCGAGGGCTTCTCGGTCCCGTACAACCACTGGACCTTCAACATGCCCAGCGACCACTCGGAGGTGCACCTCAAGGACGTCCGGGTGCCGGCCTCGGCCGTGCTCGGCGAGGTCGGCCGCGGGCTCGACTGCGCCCAGCTGTTCGTCCACGAGAACCGGATCCGGCAGGCGGCCTCGTCTCTCGGTGCTGCTCAGTACTGCATCGACCGCAGCGTCGAGTACGCCCAGGAACGGGTTGTCTTCGGAAAGCCGCTGCGCGATCACCAGGGTATTCAGTGGCAGCTCGTCGAGCTGCAGACCGAGGCGGAGCTGGTGCGCAACACCATCCACCGGACAGCGTCCATGATGGACGGTCTCGGCCGGACCGAGGTGTCGGACAAGGTGGCGATGGTGAACTTCCGCAGCAACCGGTTGGCCTGCGACGCGGCCGACCGGGCGATCCAGATCCACGGCGGGGTCGGGTACACCCGGCACAAGCAGTTCGAGCACATCTACCGGCACCACCGCCGCTACCGGATCACGGAGGGCACCGACGAGCTGCAGCTGCGCCGGATCGCCTCGCGGATGTTCGACTTCAGCCGGTGA
- a CDS encoding LuxR C-terminal-related transcriptional regulator encodes MTTRVSTPGQGASGDDRIGLRRADLLRARGSGLLQMTRDLGVDDTEIDPGSATGLRRLDGQLAILGGRLREQLASATEGADWQRLARSSHALSEVHTVRYGIHEFLSAERLRRLARLERGLEKLRRVQDPEELLAQVCQAVAECCGFDRVMLSRVDGSVWRPFRSFGVTERAADERFREWIAGIPEMRFDHRTVESEIVRRRGPAIVDDSDPRISTALVELSGTSSYVVAPLIPEDKVVGFLHADRENDAVVPLDRDVLAAFARSFDHIFERAVLLQRLAEQRDRVRAAMQSVDAALEELAHGEIELSTRAPGPMLVSSRLVPLQGGSGFGTILTKREVEVLSLMATGASNDRIGEALVIAGGTVKSHVKQILRKLRVENRAEAIALYLRETIGRGRT; translated from the coding sequence GTGACCACCCGCGTGTCGACACCGGGCCAGGGGGCGTCGGGGGACGACCGGATCGGCCTGCGCCGGGCCGACCTGCTGCGTGCACGGGGGTCCGGGCTGCTGCAGATGACTCGCGACCTCGGGGTCGACGACACCGAGATCGACCCGGGCTCGGCCACCGGTCTGCGCCGGTTGGACGGACAGCTGGCGATCCTCGGCGGACGGCTGCGGGAGCAGCTCGCCTCGGCCACCGAGGGCGCCGACTGGCAGCGACTGGCCAGGTCCAGCCATGCCCTCAGCGAGGTGCACACGGTCCGCTACGGCATTCACGAGTTCCTGTCCGCGGAACGGTTGCGGCGGCTGGCGAGACTCGAGCGCGGGCTGGAGAAGCTGCGCCGCGTCCAGGATCCGGAGGAGCTGCTCGCCCAGGTCTGCCAGGCGGTCGCCGAGTGCTGCGGGTTCGACCGGGTGATGCTGTCCCGGGTGGACGGGTCGGTCTGGCGACCGTTCCGCAGCTTCGGGGTGACCGAACGTGCTGCCGACGAGCGGTTCCGCGAGTGGATCGCCGGCATCCCCGAGATGCGCTTCGACCACCGGACCGTCGAGTCGGAGATCGTCCGCAGGCGCGGGCCGGCGATCGTCGACGACTCCGACCCGCGGATCTCCACCGCCCTGGTCGAGCTGTCCGGTACCTCCTCCTACGTGGTCGCGCCGCTGATCCCCGAGGACAAGGTGGTCGGGTTCTTGCATGCCGACCGGGAGAACGATGCCGTGGTCCCGCTGGACCGCGACGTGCTGGCCGCCTTCGCCCGCTCCTTCGACCACATCTTCGAGCGCGCGGTCCTGCTGCAGCGGTTGGCCGAGCAACGGGACCGGGTGCGGGCGGCCATGCAATCGGTGGACGCGGCACTCGAAGAACTGGCCCACGGCGAAATCGAACTGTCCACCCGGGCACCGGGTCCCATGCTCGTGAGCTCGAGGCTCGTCCCGCTGCAGGGTGGTTCCGGGTTCGGCACCATTCTCACCAAACGGGAGGTCGAGGTGCTGTCGCTGATGGCCACCGGCGCCTCGAACGACCGGATCGGGGAGGCGCTGGTCATCGCCGGCGGCACGGTGAAGTCCCACGTGAAGCAGATCCTGCGCAAGCTCCGGGTGGAGAACCGGGCCGAGGCGATCGCGCTCTACCTGCGGGAGACCATCGGGCGGGGACGCACATGA
- a CDS encoding MaoC family dehydratase translates to MRIVDGVQDLEDLLGQELGTSGWHTVDQSLITAFAHATDDFEAIHLDPGRGIEAGLGGTIAHGLYTLALGPKFLYEIFEVRGHRLGLNYGFDRVRFTAPVTVGSRVRMSATLVRAAPLDGGTRFTIRQRFEIEGRERPACVADALVAYFR, encoded by the coding sequence ATGAGAATCGTGGACGGCGTCCAGGATCTGGAGGACCTGCTGGGCCAGGAACTGGGCACCAGCGGGTGGCACACGGTCGACCAGAGCCTCATCACGGCCTTCGCCCACGCCACCGACGACTTCGAGGCCATCCACCTGGATCCCGGTCGCGGGATCGAGGCAGGACTGGGTGGCACCATCGCGCACGGCCTCTACACCCTCGCCCTGGGACCGAAGTTCCTGTACGAGATCTTCGAGGTCCGCGGTCACCGGCTGGGACTCAACTACGGCTTCGACCGGGTGCGCTTCACCGCGCCGGTCACGGTCGGGTCGCGGGTGCGGATGTCGGCGACCCTGGTCCGCGCCGCGCCGCTCGACGGCGGCACCCGGTTCACCATCCGGCAGCGATTCGAGATCGAGGGCAGGGAGCGGCCGGCCTGCGTCGCCGACGCGCTCGTCGCATACTTTCGCTGA
- a CDS encoding SDR family NAD(P)-dependent oxidoreductase: protein MADVAQEPITVPVLERFSLAGKVAVITGASSGLGVATAIGLAQSGADIAIGARRPDLLEQTADRIRALGRRVVAVPTDVTVIGDCDRLVERAVSDLGGVDILVNNAGVGGEYHPATEDPPEHFRSVVDVNLFGTYWMVQAAARVMPPGSAIVNISSVMAVTTAKMPAAGYSASKAAVLGLTRDLAAQFGARGIRVNAILPGVFLTEATANYSENYRRKIIDARIPLGRIGDVSDIAAVVCFLAGDGAAYVTGVSLPVDGGVLLL from the coding sequence ATGGCAGATGTCGCGCAGGAGCCGATCACCGTCCCCGTACTGGAGCGGTTCTCCCTGGCGGGGAAGGTCGCGGTGATCACCGGCGCGTCCAGTGGTCTCGGTGTCGCGACCGCGATCGGACTCGCCCAGAGTGGTGCCGACATCGCGATCGGCGCGCGGCGACCCGATCTGTTGGAGCAGACCGCGGACCGGATCCGTGCGCTGGGGCGGCGGGTGGTGGCCGTGCCGACCGACGTGACGGTGATCGGCGACTGCGACCGCCTGGTCGAACGGGCGGTCTCCGATCTCGGCGGGGTCGACATCCTGGTCAACAACGCAGGAGTCGGCGGCGAATACCACCCGGCCACCGAGGACCCACCGGAACACTTCCGGTCCGTGGTCGACGTCAACCTCTTCGGGACCTACTGGATGGTGCAGGCCGCTGCCAGGGTCATGCCACCGGGCAGCGCGATCGTGAACATCTCGAGCGTGATGGCGGTGACGACGGCGAAGATGCCGGCCGCCGGCTACTCGGCGAGCAAGGCCGCGGTACTCGGACTGACCCGGGATCTGGCCGCCCAGTTCGGCGCCCGTGGGATCCGGGTCAACGCCATCCTGCCCGGCGTGTTCCTCACCGAGGCGACCGCGAACTACAGCGAGAACTACCGGCGGAAGATCATCGATGCCCGGATCCCCCTCGGCCGGATCGGCGACGTGTCCGACATCGCGGCGGTGGTCTGCTTCCTCGCCGGCGACGGCGCCGCCTACGTCACCGGCGTGAGTCTGCCGGTCGACGGTGGCGTCCTCCTGCTCTGA
- a CDS encoding phosphotransferase family protein: MSDADLDMVTARAAAAAARRWSGAIVGDLRPLPGGVSSLTYAARLTVDGIDRSIVVKMAPPGFPPVRNRDVLRQARVLDQLAVTGALPVPAVLFHDDGNPPMFGMEFAEGQSYEPLLDVSQAPPEPGVVRARAFAAARALGRLHAADPAVVSPAGEPTLSIADELSRWSALLGTVPPDIAPGRDDLQNRLAGRLPDAIPSTLLHGDYRLANMLFNGPDLTAVIDWEIWSIGDPRTDLAWLLMHSDPAHRFHRTRPPADRWAGTGMPAADETLSAYLTEHPLAEISDLRWFLAYCHYKTASTIAVFVKRNRRREVPEAKLVVADEVLAGVVRRGLEILDGAVDPLGPVGAPHTMG, translated from the coding sequence GTGAGCGATGCCGATCTCGACATGGTGACCGCGCGGGCGGCCGCGGCCGCGGCGCGCCGTTGGTCAGGAGCGATCGTCGGCGACCTCCGGCCGCTCCCGGGCGGTGTGTCGAGTCTGACTTATGCCGCCCGTCTCACGGTGGACGGCATCGACCGCAGCATCGTGGTGAAGATGGCGCCGCCCGGCTTTCCGCCGGTGCGCAACCGCGACGTGCTGCGGCAGGCGCGGGTCCTCGACCAGCTGGCCGTGACCGGTGCGCTGCCGGTGCCTGCCGTGCTGTTCCACGACGATGGCAACCCACCGATGTTCGGCATGGAGTTCGCCGAGGGCCAGTCCTACGAACCGCTTCTCGATGTCTCCCAGGCGCCACCCGAGCCGGGGGTGGTCCGGGCGCGGGCCTTCGCGGCGGCCAGGGCACTGGGACGCCTGCACGCGGCCGACCCGGCCGTGGTGAGCCCGGCGGGGGAGCCCACACTGTCGATCGCCGACGAACTCTCCCGGTGGTCGGCACTCCTGGGCACCGTGCCGCCGGACATCGCACCCGGCCGGGACGACCTGCAGAACCGGCTCGCCGGTCGACTGCCGGACGCGATCCCGTCGACGCTGCTGCACGGCGACTACCGCTTGGCGAACATGCTCTTCAACGGTCCGGACCTCACCGCCGTCATCGACTGGGAGATCTGGTCGATCGGTGACCCGCGGACGGACCTGGCGTGGTTGCTGATGCATTCCGACCCGGCTCACCGGTTCCACCGCACCCGGCCGCCGGCCGATCGGTGGGCAGGCACCGGTATGCCCGCGGCGGACGAGACACTGTCGGCCTACCTGACCGAGCATCCCTTGGCCGAGATCTCCGACCTTCGGTGGTTTCTCGCCTATTGTCACTACAAGACGGCCTCCACCATCGCCGTTTTCGTCAAACGCAACCGCCGGCGGGAGGTGCCGGAGGCGAAGCTGGTCGTCGCGGACGAGGTGTTGGCCGGCGTGGTCCGCCGGGGTCTCGAGATCCTGGACGGTGCGGTCGATCCGCTCGGACCGGTCGGTGCGCCGCACACGATGGGTTGA
- a CDS encoding quinone oxidoreductase family protein, which translates to MRAAVLTAYGEPGVLDVRETDDPRPGPGEVLVELRAGALNWHDVLVRRGQYRSPLPHVPGSDGAGVRVDTGQEVVVLPSLHWGPRTAAPGPGWEILGDRRWGTHAERVVVPADCVAPKPAGWTWTQAAALPLVGLTTYRALFTRGRLVAGERLLVLGAGGGVATMAVLLAAAAGASVTVTSSSAAKIDQAVALGAEGGVLYTDPDWVRAARSRTPDGGGYDLVLDAVGSWADSVAALRPGGRLVVLGASRAETATLSLRPYYFGQYDLLGTTMGSPADFAGLLDMIDRHRVPPPPVSKVFDIADIVTAHEYLETGSGFGKVVLHIG; encoded by the coding sequence ATGAGAGCAGCAGTTCTCACCGCGTACGGTGAACCCGGCGTGCTGGACGTCCGCGAGACCGACGATCCGCGGCCCGGTCCCGGTGAGGTGCTGGTGGAGCTGCGGGCCGGCGCGCTGAACTGGCACGACGTGCTGGTGCGGCGGGGGCAGTACCGATCGCCGTTGCCGCACGTCCCGGGTTCGGACGGGGCCGGCGTCCGGGTCGACACCGGGCAGGAGGTGGTGGTGCTGCCGTCGTTGCACTGGGGACCGCGGACGGCCGCACCCGGTCCGGGGTGGGAGATCCTGGGTGACCGCCGGTGGGGGACCCACGCGGAGCGGGTGGTGGTGCCGGCGGACTGCGTGGCGCCGAAACCTGCCGGCTGGACCTGGACCCAGGCGGCGGCGCTGCCGCTGGTGGGCCTGACCACCTACCGGGCGCTGTTCACCCGGGGACGGCTCGTCGCCGGTGAACGGTTGCTGGTGCTGGGTGCGGGCGGTGGCGTCGCCACCATGGCGGTGCTGCTCGCGGCGGCGGCCGGTGCCTCGGTGACAGTGACTTCGTCGTCCGCCGCGAAGATCGACCAGGCGGTGGCCCTGGGCGCGGAGGGCGGGGTGCTGTACACCGACCCGGACTGGGTGCGGGCGGCCAGATCCCGGACACCGGACGGCGGGGGCTACGACCTGGTGCTCGACGCCGTCGGCAGCTGGGCGGACTCCGTGGCGGCGCTACGGCCGGGGGGTCGCCTGGTCGTCCTGGGTGCCTCCCGGGCGGAGACCGCGACCCTGTCGCTGCGGCCGTACTACTTCGGGCAGTACGACCTGCTCGGCACCACCATGGGCAGCCCGGCCGACTTCGCCGGGCTGCTGGACATGATCGACCGGCACCGGGTGCCGCCGCCGCCGGTCAGCAAAGTGTTCGACATCGCCGACATCGTCACGGCGCACGAGTACCTCGAGACCGGGAGCGGTTTCGGAAAGGTCGTCCTGCACATCGGCTGA
- a CDS encoding NADPH:quinone oxidoreductase family protein, whose product MKAFVVEHLTGPAGGTVRDVPEPVGAHPWARGERLLVDVRAAGVSFPDLLQSRGEYQHGMPVPYVAGGEIAGVVLEAAEGSRFSPGDRVAGVTVWGGLAERAVVIPHFAARIPDHFSWAQGAAFVLNYSTAWFALYRVGARAGETVVVQGASGGVGTATVQVARALGMVPIAVVSDDRKEAAVRTAGAQLVIRPEPGWHSVVRELTGGVGADIVVDPVGGDRFTDSLRCLGVGGRLAVVGFAGGGIPTVRANRLLLRDLSVVGVALAPYLERYPAVAGEMIMALEDLAERGEIRPLVGHELPLSAGAEALALLDRREAVGKVVVGVR is encoded by the coding sequence ATGAAAGCGTTCGTCGTCGAGCACCTCACCGGCCCGGCCGGGGGAACCGTCAGGGACGTCCCGGAGCCGGTCGGTGCACACCCGTGGGCCCGTGGCGAACGCCTCCTGGTCGACGTCCGGGCTGCGGGCGTGTCCTTCCCGGACCTGCTGCAGAGCCGTGGTGAGTACCAGCACGGGATGCCCGTGCCGTACGTCGCCGGTGGCGAGATCGCCGGCGTGGTGCTGGAGGCGGCGGAGGGCAGCCGCTTCTCGCCCGGGGACCGGGTGGCCGGCGTGACGGTGTGGGGCGGTTTGGCCGAGAGAGCCGTGGTGATACCGCATTTTGCCGCCCGGATCCCGGACCATTTCTCCTGGGCGCAGGGTGCGGCGTTCGTGCTGAACTATTCCACCGCGTGGTTCGCCCTGTACCGGGTCGGCGCCCGCGCCGGCGAGACTGTGGTGGTGCAGGGCGCATCGGGCGGTGTGGGCACGGCGACCGTTCAGGTTGCCCGCGCGCTGGGGATGGTGCCGATCGCCGTGGTGTCCGACGACCGCAAGGAGGCGGCGGTCCGGACGGCCGGGGCTCAGCTGGTGATCCGGCCGGAGCCCGGCTGGCACTCGGTCGTCCGCGAACTCACCGGCGGTGTCGGGGCCGACATCGTGGTGGATCCCGTCGGCGGTGATCGGTTCACCGACTCGCTGCGGTGCCTCGGGGTCGGCGGCCGGTTGGCCGTCGTCGGTTTCGCCGGTGGCGGGATCCCGACGGTGCGGGCGAATCGCCTGCTGCTGCGGGATCTCTCGGTGGTCGGCGTGGCGCTGGCCCCGTACCTCGAGCGCTACCCGGCCGTGGCGGGGGAGATGATCATGGCCCTGGAGGACCTGGCGGAGCGGGGCGAGATCCGACCGTTGGTCGGTCACGAGCTGCCCTTGTCCGCGGGAGCCGAGGCGCTGGCCCTGTTGGACCGCCGGGAGGCCGTCGGCAAGGTCGTGGTCGGCGTCCGCTGA
- a CDS encoding NADPH:quinone oxidoreductase family protein encodes MRAVLVEELTGPETVRLTDLPEPLGAHPRAVGERLLVEVHAVGLSFIDPLQTRGLYQNGVPVPYVAGSEVAGVVLEAPSGSRFATGDRVGGIVWHGGLAERTLALPEYTVKLPDSLTFEQGASLYMNYSTAWYAYHRAAAQPGEIVLVQGAAGGVGTAALDLADVFGVTAIAVVSSDEKAAVAKASGAHEVVRSDGPWLQDVKDLTGGRGVHVVIDPVGGDRFTDSLRSLRQGGRLVVVGFTGGSIPTVKVNRLLHRNLTVTGITMDNMETEYPGTLRTVSDAVEGLAAAGRISPRVGRVFPFDEAGAAMRSLEERAATGKVVVRVRD; translated from the coding sequence ATGAGAGCCGTTCTGGTCGAGGAACTCACCGGCCCCGAGACCGTCCGGTTGACCGACCTCCCGGAACCGTTGGGTGCCCACCCGCGCGCGGTGGGTGAGCGGCTGCTGGTCGAGGTGCACGCGGTCGGCCTGTCGTTCATCGACCCGCTGCAGACCCGCGGTCTGTACCAGAACGGCGTCCCTGTACCGTATGTCGCCGGCAGCGAGGTTGCCGGGGTGGTGCTCGAGGCCCCGTCCGGTTCCCGGTTCGCGACCGGCGACCGGGTGGGCGGCATCGTCTGGCACGGCGGCCTCGCCGAGCGGACGCTCGCGCTGCCCGAGTACACGGTCAAGCTGCCCGACTCCCTGACGTTCGAGCAGGGCGCCTCGCTCTACATGAACTACTCGACGGCTTGGTACGCCTACCACCGGGCGGCCGCGCAGCCCGGCGAGATCGTGCTGGTCCAGGGAGCGGCCGGCGGGGTCGGCACCGCCGCGCTCGACCTGGCCGACGTCTTCGGCGTCACCGCGATCGCCGTGGTGTCCTCCGACGAGAAGGCCGCTGTTGCCAAGGCTTCGGGTGCGCACGAGGTCGTCAGGTCGGACGGGCCGTGGCTGCAGGACGTGAAGGACCTGACCGGGGGGCGCGGGGTCCATGTGGTGATCGACCCGGTCGGCGGGGACAGGTTCACCGACTCGCTGCGCTCGCTCCGGCAGGGTGGCCGGTTGGTCGTCGTGGGCTTCACCGGTGGCAGCATCCCGACCGTGAAGGTGAACCGGCTGCTGCACCGCAACCTGACCGTCACCGGCATCACCATGGACAACATGGAGACCGAGTACCCGGGCACCCTGCGCACCGTCTCGGACGCCGTCGAGGGACTGGCTGCAGCGGGCCGGATATCGCCACGGGTGGGCCGGGTCTTCCCGTTCGACGAAGCGGGCGCGGCGATGCGCTCACTGGAGGAACGCGCGGCCACCGGAAAGGTCGTCGTCCGCGTGCGGGACTGA